AGCTCAAATTGCTTGAACCATTGCGCGACTTGTTCAAAGACGAAGTGCGCGAATTGGGCGTGGCTTTGGGTCTGCCCCGTGAAATGGTGTACCGTCATCCGTTCCCGGGCCCGGGTTTGGGCGTGCGTATCTTGGGCGAAGTGAAAAAAGAATACGCCGACTTGCTACGTCAAGCGGACGATATTTTTATTCAAGAATTGCGCAATACTACCGATGAAAACGGCACATCTTGGTACGACCTAACCAGCCAAGCCTTTGCCGTATTCCTGCCTGTGAAATCCGTCGGCGTAATGGGCGACGGACGTACTTACGATTACGTCGTAGCCTTGCGTGCCGTGATTACCAGCGACTTTATGACTGCCCACTGGGCTGAGCTGCCATACTCGCTGCTTGGCCGCGTGTCCAACCGCATCATCAACGAAGTCAAAGGCATCAACCGCGTGGTTTATGATGTCAGCGGCAAACCGCCTGCCACGATTGAATGGGAATAATCCCTAAATAATAAAGGCCGTCTGAACAGATATTGTTCAGACGGCCTTATTCTTTAGGAACTAAGCCCAATTAAAATTGATTTTTCAATTCACGCAAAGCAGCGAAGACTTCGAGTTCGCTGTTTAATTTTCGTCCGCTCAATTCTTCGGCGCGTGCCTGAACTTGGGGTAGGTGTACGCGGAAAAACGGATTGACTTTGCGTTCGTGTGCCAGGCTGACAGGCAGTGTCGGCGTGTGTTCGGCTGAGGCCAAGGCCGTCTGAATGTCGGCGTTGTCCGGCTCGATATGCTGGGCAAAGCGCAGGTTGGAGGCGGTGTATTCGTGCGCCGGATAAAACAGCGTTTCTTCGGGCAGTTGGTTGAATCGGTGGAAGCTGTCGTAAAGCTGCTCGATTGTGCCGGTAAATACGCGGCCGCAACCGGCGGAGAACAAGGTATCGCCGCAGAAAACGTGCAGGCCGTCTGAATTTTCCAACAGATAGCTGATGTGCCGGTCGGTATGGCCGGGGGTTGCCCAAACGGTAACCAAACCTTCGCCAAACGGGAACTGCGTACCTGCGGTGACGGTATGCGTCGCCACGTCGATGTCGCTTTCGCCATATATTGGGGATTCTAAAAAGCCGTGGAACAGGCTTTTGGCGCCGCCGGTATGGTCGGGGTGCGGATGGGTAATCCATGTTTGTGCCAGCATCAGGCGGTTGTGGACGAGGAATTTCAAAACGGGTGTGGCATCGGACGGATCGACGCAGGCGGCATGGTTGCCTTCTTGAATCATCCAGATGTAGTTGTCGTTTAGGGCTTTAATTGGCGTGATTTTCATATGCTTTCTTCTGGTTTGGGGTTTCAGACGGCCTCTAAATAATCTTTGATATCCGGGCTTTGGCCGAACACGGCTTCATGGGCTTGCTGGATGCACAGTCGGTTGAACAGCAATCTTTGGGTTTGGTCGCCGTCGATAATCCGCACTTGGCCTTGCAGTTTGGGCGCGTCGTGATGAAAGGTATTCTTAAACGCGTGCCAACGGTCGGTTTGCAGATGGACGATGGCAAACATATCGTGCGAAATATTAACGCCGACGCTAAATAGCTTGGCCGAGGCTTGCAGGCAGAAACTGCTGTCGCCAAACAGGCACAGCCCCGTATTTTCCGGATAGCGGAACAATTCGATTTTCACGGCTTCGGGTTCGGCAAAGATGTTGCAAAACAGTCGTTCAAACAACGACGGTTGCGCCACGCCTTCGCTCAACATACCGTAAAGCCCACCCAGCCAATCGACATAGCCGAGAAAGGTGAAACGGTAGTCCTGCATAATGGCTTCGATGCGCGTTGGGTCGCGTTTGCTGATTAAGCGGACAAATTCAAAACCGACTTCCGGCAGCCGCGCCCGAAGCGTTTGATGCAGGCGGTGGGCAAACAGGTTTTTATGGTTGTGCGGATTGCGCAGAATGCCGAGGAATTTTAGCCGCAATATCCGCCAAAAGGCATCCGGTACTTTGACGGTATCAGCATTTGCCGTAGGTGTTTTCAGACGGCCTGCAGGTAAGGTGCGCAGGTGGTTGCAGGCCTCTTCATAGCCGCTTTCATGACGGTTGAACCAGCTTTCCAGATTATATTGGTTGGCGGAGTCTTCGACAAAGGTTAGTGTATAGAGATTTTTCGCCGCCAAGTTACCGATGATGTTGACGCTTATCGCTTCACTGCGGTTTTGTTCTTTGCCGCGGGCTTTTTCGCCAGTATGGAAAATTGACAGCGGCAAGCGGTAAACTTTTTGGTTTTGCGGGCTGACTTGCGGATTATGCGCATGTTGCCGCTGCTCGGTTTGGGCGATGAAGTGGTGTTCCTTCGTCGGATTCGCGGTCAACAGGGCGTAAGGCTTTTCTCCGCATTCGGAAAATTCGCAATCGCTGAGGATAAAGGCTTGTCGAGTCATAATGTCGGGAAAGGCCGTCTGAATATGTCGATTATAGCTGATGGGGAGCTAAGGGGAATTATGATTATATGGAATGATGGTGACGGGTTTGGTCTTTATACGCAAAAGGATACAAAAAGGTCATCTGAAAACAAACAAGACCTTTGCAAAAAGGCTCTTTTATTCTTTATTAATTTTAGATATTTTTATAGTTTATCTAGCTTATGTTTTTTAATAAATTTTATATAGATCAATAAAATTAATATAATTAGAATATCAAAAATAATAAAAGTAGATAATATTTGAGTTATATCATAGGTTATGATTAGTATGTCTTCGGTGGCACTCATCATTTCTATCTTATATTTAATTGTTAAATAAATATTTAAAATATAAGCTATTTGACAAATAAGAACTAATGGAACAGAAAATTTTATTAATATCTTGCCTAAGGTACCCATTTTAATTTCCTATTTATTTTTATTCATAAATGAAATGTTGTGCGGTAGTCAATGCAGAAAAGAGCATTAAGGAGGCATAAAGGCCGTCTGAAACAGGTTGGAGCGAAGTCCGATGTGCCTATTTCAGACGACCTTTTCTTTAAAGCCGAGTCAAATCAGCCTGCCGGTTAACCCAAAGCTTTTCTTGCACCGGCAAAGAGGCGGTACCAGCCGGACAATTCCGTCCAGTCTTCCGGTTTCCAGCTCATTTGCGCGGCACGGTATACGCGTTCCGGATGCGGCATCATGATGGTAACGCGGCCGTCGGTGTTGGTCACACCGGCGATGCCTTGAGGCGAGCCGTTAGGGTTGAGCGGATAAGTTTGGGTAACCTGGTTTTGGCCGTCCACATATTGCAGCGCAATGCCCAAATCGGCAGAAATGTTGCCGCCGTGAAGCGCGAAGTCGGCGCGGCCTTCGCCGTGGCTGACCACGACAGGCAGGCTGGAGCCTTGCATTTCGTTCAGAATCAGCGATGCGGATTTTGGAACATGAACCATACTCAGGCGCGCTTCAAACTGTTCGCTCAAGTTGCGTTTGAACTTCGGCCATGTTTCTGCGCCCGGGATAATCTCGGCAAGGTTGCTGACCATTTGACAGCCGTTGCACACGCCCAATGTCAGCGTGTTCGGATCGGCGAAGAAGGCGGCAAATTGGTCGCGCAGAGCAGGGTGGAACAGAATCGATTTCGCCCAGCCTTCGCCTGCGCCGAGTACGTCGCCGTAGCTGAAGCCGCCACACGCCGCCAGCATTTTGAAGTCGGCAAGGTGGACGCGGCCTGCCATCAGGTCGGACATATGCACGTCGTAGGCATCGAATCCGGCGCGGGTAAACGCGGCGGCCATTTCGATTTGTCCGTTTACGCCCTGTTCGCGCAGGATGGCGATTTTGGGTTTCGCGCCGCTGTTGATGAATGGCGCGGCGATGTCTTCATTCACGTCAAATTTCACGTCGGCAAACAATGCGCTGCGTTCGTTGTCGCCAATCAGGGCAAACTCGCTGTCGGCGCAGGCAGGGTTGTCGCGCAGGCGTTGGATGGCGTGGCTGGTTTCTTGCCATGCGCGTTGCAGGTCGGCGCGTGG
This region of Neisseria subflava genomic DNA includes:
- the gloB gene encoding hydroxyacylglutathione hydrolase, translated to MKITPIKALNDNYIWMIQEGNHAACVDPSDATPVLKFLVHNRLMLAQTWITHPHPDHTGGAKSLFHGFLESPIYGESDIDVATHTVTAGTQFPFGEGLVTVWATPGHTDRHISYLLENSDGLHVFCGDTLFSAGCGRVFTGTIEQLYDSFHRFNQLPEETLFYPAHEYTASNLRFAQHIEPDNADIQTALASAEHTPTLPVSLAHERKVNPFFRVHLPQVQARAEELSGRKLNSELEVFAALRELKNQF